From one Gemmatimonadaceae bacterium genomic stretch:
- a CDS encoding SCO family protein — MTLSRGTIIAVALSVVAVASAFTAFTARALPRLGAHGTSGTSGTSRLAALQQTVLPSTPRVALRLPSLTTGDGTTFSPAQLRGHWSLVFFGYTACPDVCPMTLMVLSDVAKQPASGVADGRTQLLFVSVQPEGDTPPRVKSYLAHFDRALVGLTGARDSVAQFARAVGAASDSSKSGIDHSTSLFVIDPDGKLAGVLLRPSNAARVIEGLNTLRASSDGASHDR, encoded by the coding sequence ATGACGCTCTCTCGCGGCACCATCATCGCTGTTGCTCTCTCCGTCGTCGCCGTTGCCTCGGCGTTCACCGCGTTCACCGCGCGCGCCTTGCCGCGCCTCGGCGCTCACGGAACGAGTGGGACGAGCGGGACCAGCCGTCTCGCCGCGCTCCAACAAACGGTGTTGCCGTCGACGCCCCGCGTGGCGCTTCGGCTGCCGTCGTTGACGACCGGCGACGGTACGACCTTCAGTCCGGCGCAGCTGCGCGGGCACTGGAGCCTGGTGTTCTTCGGCTACACCGCCTGCCCCGACGTCTGTCCAATGACGTTGATGGTGCTCAGCGACGTCGCGAAACAGCCGGCGAGCGGCGTCGCCGATGGACGGACGCAGCTGCTGTTCGTCTCGGTGCAGCCGGAAGGCGACACGCCGCCGCGCGTGAAGAGTTATCTCGCACACTTCGATCGCGCCCTCGTCGGACTGACGGGCGCCCGCGACTCGGTTGCGCAGTTCGCGCGTGCGGTCGGCGCGGCCTCGGACAGCTCCAAGTCAGGAATCGACCATTCGACGTCGCTGTTCGTGATCGATCCCGACGGCAAGCTGGCCGGCGTGCTGCTTCGCCCGTCGAACGCGGCGCGCGTCATCGAGGGACTCAACACGCTCCGCGCATCGTCTGACGGGGCATCGCATGACCGGTAG
- a CDS encoding SET domain-containing protein-lysine N-methyltransferase, with amino-acid sequence MTELFEIRPSPIQGLGAFATRHIPAGTRLIEYAGQRLTPAEADARYPDDDARHHTFLFAIDDDVVIDAAVDGNDARFINHSCDPNCDAVVDDGRIWIETIRDVEPGAELAYDYAYILEERHSPAAKRKYPCHCGAGTCRKTILAKKR; translated from the coding sequence ATGACTGAACTCTTCGAAATCCGCCCCTCTCCCATCCAGGGTCTTGGCGCGTTCGCCACACGCCACATCCCGGCCGGCACGCGCCTGATCGAGTACGCGGGACAGCGCCTCACGCCCGCCGAGGCGGATGCGCGATATCCCGACGACGATGCGCGGCATCACACGTTCCTGTTCGCGATCGACGACGATGTCGTCATCGACGCCGCGGTCGACGGGAACGACGCGCGATTCATCAATCACTCGTGCGATCCGAACTGTGACGCCGTCGTCGACGACGGGCGCATCTGGATCGAGACGATCCGCGACGTCGAGCCCGGCGCAGAGCTGGCGTACGACTACGCCTACATCCTCGAGGAACGCCACAGCCCAGCGGCGAAACGGAAATATCCGTGTCACTGCGGGGCCGGTACGTGCCGTAAGACTATTCTAGCTAAAAAACGCTAA
- a CDS encoding formate/nitrite transporter family protein — translation MAQEEQAQGEAAESGSGPEKGTRFSASEIHENILEDAGEELDRPFLELAYSGFAAGLSIGFSFLAVVLLSAHMAPEHHDIAAALVYPLGFIYVVLARHQLFTENTLEPVIPLLEKRNLETLRKVIRLWSIVLPANLIGAAIFSFVVARTQLFEPAMSKNLIDTAVHATSGGFVVVFYKAIWAGWLVALMAWMLASTRETFAQIALIWLTTAPIAGLGFKHSIAGAIEAFYRAWVGEAGFWTMLGSFEIPALLGNIIGGVVLVALVNHGQAGSKK, via the coding sequence ATGGCTCAGGAAGAACAGGCGCAAGGCGAGGCCGCCGAATCCGGCTCTGGTCCCGAAAAGGGAACGCGGTTCTCCGCGTCGGAAATTCATGAGAATATTCTCGAGGATGCCGGAGAGGAGCTGGACCGGCCGTTCCTCGAGCTCGCGTACTCCGGATTCGCGGCTGGTCTGAGCATCGGCTTCAGCTTTCTGGCCGTCGTGCTCTTGTCGGCGCACATGGCGCCCGAGCATCACGACATCGCGGCGGCGCTCGTCTATCCGCTCGGCTTCATCTACGTGGTGCTGGCTCGGCATCAGCTCTTCACGGAGAACACGCTCGAGCCGGTGATTCCACTGCTCGAGAAGCGCAACCTCGAGACGCTGCGCAAAGTGATTCGGCTGTGGAGCATCGTGCTGCCGGCGAATTTGATTGGCGCGGCGATCTTCTCCTTCGTCGTCGCGCGCACGCAGCTGTTCGAACCGGCGATGAGCAAGAATCTCATCGACACCGCGGTGCACGCGACGAGCGGCGGATTCGTCGTGGTGTTCTACAAAGCCATCTGGGCGGGTTGGCTCGTTGCGTTGATGGCGTGGATGCTTGCGTCGACGCGCGAGACGTTCGCGCAGATCGCTCTCATCTGGTTGACGACGGCGCCGATCGCGGGACTCGGGTTCAAGCACTCGATTGCCGGCGCGATCGAGGCGTTCTATCGCGCCTGGGTCGGCGAGGCGGGATTCTGGACGATGCTCGGCTCGTTCGAGATTCCGGCGCTGCTCGGCAATATCATCGGTGGGGTGGTGCTGGTGGCGTTGGTCAATCATGGGCAGGCGGGATCAAAGAAATAG
- a CDS encoding DUF502 domain-containing protein, giving the protein MTRLLNYFLRGLVVVVPLALTIYVCVVIFETIDSWLGLPIRGVGFVLTLVLITLVGFLASSFVTRSLIGAIDRVLERLPFVRLLYSSAKDMLNAFVGEKKRFDKPVLVSLSADRTVKVIAFLTSDSLAALGAADHVTVYMPQSYGFAGHILVVPADRVERIDADATAVMAFIISGGVTQVESRGHG; this is encoded by the coding sequence ATGACGCGCCTGCTCAACTATTTCCTTCGCGGCCTCGTCGTCGTCGTTCCGCTCGCCCTGACGATCTACGTGTGCGTCGTCATCTTCGAGACGATCGACAGTTGGCTGGGCCTGCCGATTCGCGGCGTGGGATTCGTGCTCACGCTGGTGCTGATCACGCTCGTCGGCTTTCTCGCATCGAGTTTCGTGACGCGCAGCCTGATTGGCGCGATCGACCGCGTGCTCGAGCGGCTGCCGTTCGTGCGGCTGCTCTACTCGTCGGCGAAGGACATGCTGAATGCGTTCGTCGGCGAGAAGAAGCGCTTCGACAAGCCGGTGCTCGTTTCGCTGTCGGCCGATCGCACGGTGAAAGTGATCGCGTTTCTCACGTCGGATTCGTTGGCGGCGCTCGGCGCGGCCGATCACGTCACCGTGTACATGCCGCAGTCGTACGGATTCGCCGGCCACATTCTCGTCGTGCCGGCGGATCGTGTCGAACGAATCGATGCCGATGCGACGGCCGTGATGGCGTTCATCATCTCCGGTGGCGTGACGCAAGTGGAGTCACGCGGCCACGGCTGA